In Aegilops tauschii subsp. strangulata cultivar AL8/78 chromosome 3, Aet v6.0, whole genome shotgun sequence, one genomic interval encodes:
- the LOC141042580 gene encoding uncharacterized protein — protein sequence MPQFQGDRIGDPYAAKKKKKFKPVGASGSKLSPSLPAGSSKGTAAEPIPEGHVSANCPSRAKPLLLQTMGHAIPSGGFFCLQFPADLQSGFVVNAAILSAAPGLLSKKILEVELPHLFEGAWDWQVTQIEADRFSVVFPDPAMLRMATRSGKLFLSINNITMLIRDVVADAPKGETMPEVWIKLWGIPPKHRGVDRLMARMTMLGRPLVVDEHSLIRSGPVRMLFACRKPEKMRGSVQIWFNGEGFLIKLEPELDPPRRSAPAPAPSPTSVFQGQGTGPW from the exons ATGCCGCAGTTCCAGGGTGACCGGATCGGCGACCCCTAcgctgcaaagaagaagaagaagttcaagcCGGTGGGGGCGTCGGGCTCCAAGCTGTCGCCCTCACTGCCCGCGGGCTCCTCCAAGGGCACGGCGGCCGAGCCCATTCCG GAGGGCCACGTCTCGGCCAACTGCCCCTCCCGCGCCAAACCTCTCCTACTCCAGACTATGGGGCATGCCATTCCCAGCGGGGGCTTTTTCTGCCTTCAGTTCCCCGCGGATCTGCAGAGCGGGTTCGTGGTCAACGCTGCTATCCTTTCTGCAGCCCCGGGCCTGCTATCGAAGAAGATCTTGGAGGTGGAGCTGCCTCACCTGTTTGAGGGCGCTTGGGACTGGCAGGTGACCCAGATCGAAGCCGACCGCTTCTCGGTGGTCTTCCCAGACCCTGCCATGCTGCGAATGGCTACCCGCAGCGGCAAGTTATTCCTCTCCATCAACAACATCACTATGCTGATTCGGGATGTTGTGGCCGACGCGCCCAAAGGGGAGACCATGCCCGAGGTGTGGATTAAGCTGTGGGGCATCCCTCCGAAGCACCGTGGGGTGGACAGGCTGATGGCGAGGATGACTATGCTGGGCAGACCGCTGGTGGTGGATGAGCACTCCTTGATCCGCTCCGGCCCGGTGCGGATGCTCTTTGCTTGCCGCAAGCCAGAGAAGATGCGTGGGTCGGTCCAGATCTGGTTCAACGGGGAGGGTTTCCTCATCAAGCTGGAGCCGGAGCTCGATCCTCCCCGTCGCTCTGCGCCGGCGCCTGCCCCCTCCCCCACCTCCGTCTTCCAAGGACAAGGAACCGGACCATGGTGA
- the LOC109746280 gene encoding uncharacterized protein, translating into MRAIFWNVRGFGHVGRRTQLKEYMRKEGIDIVGLQETIKADFRHHELLAIDPLKRFSWNHLAASGHSGGMLLGFDQAVYERELVVIQVYGPADHSRSADFLGEVQAKVLAVSSLFIPLVVGGDFNQLIRSGADKNNDNINWSRVTMFNNTIANMALREVARAGARYTWTNKQLSPVR; encoded by the exons ATGCGGGCCATCTTCTGGAATGTCCGTGGTTTCGGCCACGTGGGGCGTCGAACCCAGCTTAAGGAGTACATGCGGAAGGAGGGTATCGACATAGTTGGCTTGCAGGAGACCATTAAGGCTGATTTTCGCCACCATGAGCTGCTGGCAATCGACCCCCTGAAGAGGTTTTCCTGGAACCACCTTGCCGCGTCAGGGCACTCTGGGGGCATGCTTCTTGGCTTTGACCAAGCAGTCTATGAG AGGGAGCTGGTGGTGATACAGGTCTACGGACCCGCTGATCACTCGAGATCGGCTGATTTCTTGGGCGAGGTGCAAGCCAAGGTGCTCGCGGTGAGCTCCTTGTTTATCCCCCTGGTCGTTGGAGGGGATTTCAACCAGCTGATCCGCTCGGGTGCGGACAAGAACAACGACAATATCAACTGGTCAAGGGTGACCATGTTTAATAACACCATTGCCAACATGGCTCTGCGCGAGGTGGCACGGGCTGGGGCTCGCTACACGTGGACAAACAAGCAGCTCTCCCCGGTGCGATGA
- the LOC109768591 gene encoding uncharacterized protein, with amino-acid sequence MAELLNRSRGLAEGVVVMICPVLLALALNIVDLNGKVYGHGVPFAMITMAGLTLMTGICPLLVCCFLEGFPGWGVSLAPVTTILATLSSCCLVVLACLIAQSIVSKFIFITIGVICGILLLVRIVSYSVYDRRNNDGREYTIYMHNVLDESHEFLIGVTGILFLGFEGLALDGHGQTGHNIRELVGCISFIICTFGVCLMFLEMTPPQWFAVHRHGSNEERTEGEQQIVCLTLILDCIMAVGIFVLLLVVMLKLTSPKVALWVLLPPAVSFGQLLVQVVLMENTEVEQESSPASLELTKATFTGFLAVSITTISSTSSSNLTGSFLLLSSMAIGFGLSWRLLSQANIRRGLSSCVSSAHVASAAKVASFCTHLCIVISTILFVAMACNASGK; translated from the exons ATG GCTGAGTTGTTAAACCGTTCCCGTGGCTTGGCGGAAGGAGTGGTGGTTATGATATGCCCAGTACTTCTTGCACTGGCTCTGAACATAGTCGATCTCAATGGCAAGGTGTACGGTCATGGTGTCCCCTTCGCCATGATCACCATGGCAGGCTTAACTTTGATGACCGGCATTTGCCCCTTGCTGGTgtgttgcttcttggagggattccCTGGCTGGGGCGTAAGTCTTGCCCCCGTAACAACGATCCTGGCAACCCTTTCATCATGTTGCCTTGTCGTCCTTGCTTGCTTGATTGCACAATCCATTGTCTCCAAATTCATTTTTATCACCATTGGAGTCATCTGTGGAATCTTGCTCCTTGTTCGAATTGTCTCCTACAGCGTGTATGACAGACGGAACAATGATGGGCGGGAATACACAATATATATGCACAATGTACTAGATGAATCGCATGAGTTCTTGATCGGTGTCACTGGAATTCTGTTTCTAGGGTTCGAAGGTCTAGCACTCGATGGTCATGGCCAGACGGGTCACAATATCAGGGAATTAGTGGGCTGTATTAGTTTCATCATCTGCACATTTGGTGTGTGCTTGATGTTTCTGGAGATGACACCACCTCAATGGTTTGCGGTACATAGGCATGGTAGCAATGAAGAGAGGACTGAGGGAGAGCAACAAATTGTGTGTTTAACTCTCATCCTAGACTGCATCATGGCGGTTGGTATCTTTGTACTATTGTTGGTTGTCATGCTTAAGCTCACGTCTCCTAAGGTTGCCCTATGGGTCTTATTGCCACCAGCTGTAAGCTTCGGTCAGCTTCTAGTCCAAGTCGTGTTGATGGAGAACACAGAAGTTGAACAGGAATCTAGTCCAGCATCACTAGAACTTACAAAGGCCACCTTCACTGGATTCTTGGCTGTGTCGATAACAACTATCAGCAGCACATCGTCCAGCAACTTGACTGGATCTTTCCTTCTATTATCTTCCATGGCTATTGGGTTTGGTCTTTCATGGAGGCTCCTGTCCCAGGCTAACATAAGAAGAGGTCTCTCCAGTTGTGTTTCATCTGCTCATGTTGCTTCTGCTGCTAAGGTTGCTTCCTTTTGTACACATTTATGCATTGTAATATCTACAATTCTATTTGTAGCAATGGCTTGTAATGCGAGCGGTAAATGA